A stretch of the Deltaproteobacteria bacterium genome encodes the following:
- the recB gene encoding exodeoxyribonuclease V subunit beta: protein MRDFKPFDILQCPLEGTHLIEASAGTGKTYTIAGLFLRLVLEKGLSVQQVLVVTFTEAATAELKEKIRSRLRDALSALIQGGGSVRDAFIKAMADKYHGRPEAPIMLRQALRDFDKAAIFTIHGFCRRMLQENAFESGTLFDTELITDQEDLKREVVEDFWRRHFYGASPLFVSYALGNGFSPENLASLISNWVSLPYVRIIPRIEVPDTAREEKAFKAAFTRAKEIWGSSRDEVWEILLHDQGLNRVKYGGKRVRDLLDQMDAWLSFGPDPFIFKGFEKFTTEELERSVKRGYSPPRHPFFDAASRLRIARQRLEDGFQKRLIALKSELFSFVKEELERRKAQRNVQFFDDLLSSLSRALQGEAGNRFARFLSLKFKTALIDEFQDTDPVQYDIFKKIFSFPGNGLFLIGDPKQAIYGFRGADIFTYMKASQEAASRYTLERNWRSDPKLVKAVNTLFGSSKRPFVFETIRFQEISPAEREDPELLSLEGGRRPPLQVWFLNPVTGEEARKPLSKEKARDWIARAVAAEISRLLRLGREGKALIGSRPLGERDIAVLVRRNSEARLVKGALSRLGIPSVLYAGGNLFETREAEEVERVLTAVADPNSEGHLRAALLTEILGLNGDTLERMGEENLEEWMVRFREYRLEWSEKGFMRMFRHLLIQNGVLGRLMAYEDGERRMTNLFHLAEVLHQAEMEKKLRASGLLKWLKERREGGGSDREEHPLRLESDENAVKLVTIHKSKGLEYPVVFCPFQWDGSTIKKTAGALTFHDPSRPFEFTLDLGSDRAADNRAAAEKEVLAENLRLLYVAVTRARYRCYLVWGAFNEAETSAPAYLFHFKKKTDEGDPVGALKAEFPKLVGGPLREDLETLEKKSDGSICLFDVPEDVQGERVSEEMRTERPLECRSFSGRIERRWGLTSFSSMVSGRAYGEDSQDRDPVKETTPDREEKKRAKEGEEKKDIFSFPAGARSGTFFHDLLEHLDYSRTSPEGIRALVLEKLAAYGFDAAWEETVSSMIRKVLSVSLDGKDSRFTLSSVGREERLNELEFYFPLKTVDSHRLRNLLEVGGAGEFPPNFPENTGRLEFSPVKGYMRGFIDLVLRHGSRFFIVDWKSNHLGDEIEDYGPEGLSRAMEEGMYTLQYLIYTLALHQYLGLRLPGYEYERHFGGIFYVFIRGVDPEKGAEFGVFRARPSHSLVEELRRGLIEEE, encoded by the coding sequence GTGAGAGATTTCAAGCCCTTTGATATTCTCCAGTGTCCTCTCGAGGGGACCCATCTGATCGAGGCGAGCGCCGGGACGGGAAAGACCTATACCATCGCGGGGCTCTTCCTGCGGCTTGTTCTTGAAAAAGGCCTTTCGGTCCAGCAGGTCCTGGTGGTGACCTTCACAGAGGCCGCAACGGCGGAGTTGAAGGAAAAGATAAGGAGTCGGCTTCGGGACGCCCTGTCGGCCTTGATCCAGGGGGGCGGGAGTGTGAGGGACGCTTTTATCAAGGCAATGGCCGACAAGTACCATGGACGGCCGGAGGCGCCGATCATGCTCAGGCAGGCCCTCAGGGATTTCGACAAGGCCGCCATATTCACCATCCATGGATTTTGCAGGCGGATGCTTCAGGAAAACGCCTTTGAAAGCGGAACCCTTTTTGACACCGAACTTATAACCGACCAGGAAGATCTCAAGCGTGAAGTCGTTGAGGATTTCTGGCGAAGGCATTTCTATGGCGCATCTCCCCTTTTTGTATCCTATGCCCTTGGGAATGGTTTTTCCCCGGAAAATCTCGCTTCCCTCATTTCCAACTGGGTTTCCCTGCCCTACGTGAGGATTATCCCCCGAATCGAGGTGCCGGACACGGCCCGGGAAGAAAAGGCCTTTAAGGCCGCCTTCACCAGGGCAAAAGAGATCTGGGGATCTTCCCGGGACGAGGTTTGGGAGATCCTTCTCCATGATCAAGGCCTCAACCGGGTGAAGTACGGCGGTAAAAGGGTCCGGGACCTGCTTGATCAAATGGACGCCTGGCTCTCCTTCGGCCCGGATCCCTTTATCTTCAAGGGTTTTGAAAAGTTCACAACGGAGGAGCTTGAGCGATCGGTCAAGAGGGGATATTCGCCGCCGAGACATCCCTTTTTCGATGCGGCCTCGCGATTGAGGATCGCCCGGCAGAGATTGGAGGACGGGTTCCAAAAGCGGCTGATCGCACTGAAGTCCGAGCTGTTTTCCTTCGTGAAAGAAGAACTGGAGAGAAGGAAGGCCCAGAGGAACGTCCAGTTCTTCGATGACCTGCTGAGCAGCCTGTCAAGGGCTCTCCAGGGGGAAGCGGGAAACCGTTTCGCCCGCTTCCTGTCCCTCAAGTTCAAGACCGCCCTCATCGACGAATTCCAGGACACGGATCCCGTTCAGTACGATATCTTCAAGAAGATCTTCTCCTTTCCGGGAAATGGTCTTTTCCTCATCGGGGATCCCAAGCAGGCCATCTACGGGTTCAGGGGGGCGGATATCTTTACATACATGAAGGCGTCTCAGGAGGCAGCCTCACGATATACCCTGGAAAGAAACTGGCGGTCCGACCCGAAACTTGTAAAGGCCGTGAATACCCTCTTCGGAAGCTCGAAGCGGCCCTTTGTCTTTGAAACTATTCGTTTCCAGGAGATTTCCCCTGCCGAGCGGGAAGATCCCGAACTCCTGAGCCTGGAAGGAGGCCGCCGACCACCTTTACAGGTCTGGTTCCTGAACCCGGTAACAGGGGAGGAAGCGAGGAAGCCCCTTTCCAAGGAGAAGGCCCGCGATTGGATCGCAAGGGCGGTCGCCGCCGAGATTTCAAGACTCCTCAGGCTGGGAAGGGAAGGGAAGGCCCTCATCGGCTCCCGTCCACTCGGAGAAAGGGACATCGCCGTCCTTGTCAGGCGGAACAGTGAAGCCCGGTTGGTAAAAGGTGCCTTGTCCCGACTGGGAATCCCGTCCGTGCTCTACGCCGGAGGCAACCTCTTTGAGACCCGGGAGGCCGAGGAGGTGGAGCGGGTGCTCACCGCCGTGGCGGATCCAAACAGTGAAGGACACCTGCGAGCCGCCCTCCTGACGGAAATTTTGGGCCTCAATGGGGATACCCTTGAAAGGATGGGGGAAGAAAACCTGGAAGAATGGATGGTAAGGTTCAGGGAATACCGCCTTGAGTGGAGTGAAAAAGGCTTCATGCGCATGTTCCGGCATCTTTTGATCCAGAACGGGGTGCTGGGACGTCTCATGGCTTATGAAGACGGGGAGCGCCGGATGACCAACCTGTTCCACCTCGCCGAAGTACTCCATCAGGCCGAAATGGAGAAGAAACTCCGGGCAAGCGGACTCCTGAAGTGGCTTAAGGAGCGGCGGGAAGGCGGCGGGTCGGACCGGGAAGAACACCCCTTACGTCTTGAAAGCGACGAAAACGCCGTCAAACTGGTGACCATCCACAAGAGCAAAGGACTCGAATACCCCGTGGTCTTCTGTCCCTTTCAATGGGATGGGAGCACGATAAAGAAAACCGCCGGGGCCTTGACCTTCCACGATCCCAGCCGACCTTTTGAATTTACATTGGATCTCGGTTCCGACCGGGCGGCCGACAACCGTGCTGCCGCTGAGAAGGAGGTCCTCGCCGAGAACCTGAGGCTCCTTTATGTGGCCGTCACCCGGGCCCGGTACCGGTGCTACCTTGTGTGGGGAGCCTTCAACGAGGCGGAGACCTCGGCCCCGGCCTATCTTTTCCATTTCAAGAAGAAAACGGATGAAGGGGACCCCGTTGGGGCGTTAAAGGCCGAGTTTCCCAAACTGGTGGGCGGACCCCTCCGAGAAGACCTTGAAACGCTTGAAAAAAAGTCAGACGGTAGTATCTGCCTTTTCGACGTACCGGAAGATGTTCAGGGAGAACGTGTGAGCGAGGAGATGAGGACGGAACGGCCCCTGGAGTGCCGATCTTTTTCAGGAAGAATCGAACGCCGGTGGGGGCTTACCAGTTTTTCATCCATGGTCTCGGGCCGGGCATACGGGGAGGATTCCCAGGACCGGGATCCGGTAAAGGAAACGACTCCGGATAGAGAGGAGAAAAAGCGAGCAAAAGAAGGGGAAGAGAAAAAAGACATTTTCTCATTTCCTGCCGGAGCCCGATCTGGAACATTCTTCCATGATCTACTCGAACACCTTGACTACTCCCGAACTTCGCCTGAAGGGATCCGTGCACTTGTTCTCGAAAAGCTGGCGGCTTACGGCTTTGATGCCGCGTGGGAGGAGACAGTGAGCTCGATGATCCGAAAGGTCCTATCTGTCTCCCTGGACGGAAAGGATTCCCGCTTCACCCTTTCCTCTGTCGGAAGAGAAGAGCGATTGAACGAACTCGAATTTTACTTTCCCTTGAAAACCGTTGATTCTCATAGGCTGCGGAATCTTTTAGAGGTGGGAGGTGCGGGGGAATTTCCGCCGAACTTCCCGGAGAACACGGGGAGGCTGGAGTTTTCTCCCGTCAAGGGATACATGAGGGGATTCATCGACCTTGTACTCAGACATGGAAGCCGCTTTTTCATCGTGGACTGGAAATCCAATCATCTCGGAGACGAAATCGAGGATTACGGTCCCGAAGGCCTGTCCCGGGCCATGGAGGAGGGGATGTACACCCTCCAGTACCTGATATACACCCTTGCCCTGCACCAGTACCTGGGTTTGAGGTTGCCCGGCTATGAGTATGAAAGGCACTTCGGCGGAATTTTCTACGTGTTCATCAGGGGGGTGGACCCCGAAAAAGGAGCGGAGTTCGGGGTATTCCGGGCCCGCCCTTCCCACTCCCTGGTAGAGGAGCTGCGCCGCGGCCTGATCGAAGAGGAATAA
- the recD gene encoding exodeoxyribonuclease V subunit alpha, with protein MEEGIISHLDLQFASLMERLSGGKDPCLFLAAALASRARDRGDVCLDLEREAGTILGGGEGVQPALQCPDHETWMKRLLASPVVGRPGEFKPLILDECSRLYLYRYWEYEAKLASWIRERAREPGGTFDPVSLKGVLDRLFPTENPGEIDWQKISAFVASRKKFCVISGGPGTGKTSTVSRIIGLLLELNGAKELRIALAAPTGKGASRLEEAIRKSKTLLDIPAPIRKSIPEEASTIHRLLGSRRDSPYFKHNAENPLPQDIVVVDEASMVDLALMSKLVQALSPEARLILLGDKDQLASVEAGAVLGDICNAGREHRFSIGFARELEKIAGCSVGGIHGGAPPEGGISDCIVELRKSYRFGSASGIQALSRAVKEGDAEGAVRLLEEGSFEDLIWKDTSGYSNLPAAITPLVLEGFKDCFTKRDPDVLFNAFEKFRILCALREGPFGVKMINAAVERTLKRAGFIQQGSSEWYPGRPILVTRNDYALGLYNGDTGVVLPDPEKGNRLRVFFQESGGRLRAIHPSRLPQHETVYAMTVHKSQGSEFDHVLFLLPSHDSPILTKELIYTAITRARKRVDVWAPREIFSSAVSRQIARTSGLRDTLWGE; from the coding sequence ATCGAGGAGGGAATTATCTCCCATCTCGATCTGCAGTTTGCTTCCCTCATGGAACGGCTCTCAGGCGGCAAAGATCCTTGCCTTTTTCTGGCCGCCGCCCTTGCGAGCCGGGCGAGGGATCGAGGTGATGTCTGCCTGGACCTGGAAAGGGAGGCCGGAACAATACTCGGGGGCGGGGAGGGGGTTCAACCTGCCTTGCAGTGCCCGGACCATGAGACCTGGATGAAAAGGCTACTGGCATCTCCCGTTGTGGGGAGGCCGGGAGAGTTTAAGCCCCTGATCCTCGATGAGTGCTCCAGGCTATACCTTTACCGGTACTGGGAATACGAGGCAAAACTTGCCTCGTGGATCCGGGAGCGGGCACGGGAACCGGGCGGGACGTTCGATCCTGTTTCCCTGAAGGGTGTCCTCGACCGTCTCTTCCCGACAGAGAATCCCGGGGAGATCGATTGGCAGAAGATATCCGCCTTCGTGGCTTCAAGGAAGAAGTTCTGTGTCATCTCCGGTGGACCCGGTACGGGAAAAACCTCCACTGTTTCAAGGATCATCGGCCTTCTCCTCGAACTAAACGGCGCAAAAGAGTTGCGGATCGCACTGGCGGCCCCGACGGGTAAGGGCGCATCGCGCCTTGAGGAGGCCATTCGGAAAAGCAAGACACTACTTGATATTCCAGCCCCCATAAGGAAATCCATACCCGAGGAGGCCTCCACCATCCACAGGCTCCTTGGGAGTCGCCGCGATTCGCCCTATTTCAAACATAATGCAGAAAACCCCCTGCCCCAGGATATCGTTGTGGTGGACGAGGCCTCCATGGTGGACCTGGCCCTCATGTCCAAGCTCGTTCAGGCCCTCTCGCCCGAGGCACGCCTGATCCTTTTGGGAGACAAGGATCAACTCGCATCAGTGGAGGCAGGCGCGGTCCTTGGGGACATCTGCAATGCGGGAAGGGAGCACCGGTTCAGCATCGGCTTTGCACGTGAGCTGGAAAAGATCGCGGGATGCAGTGTCGGCGGGATACATGGTGGAGCGCCTCCAGAGGGCGGTATATCGGATTGCATCGTGGAACTCAGGAAGAGTTATCGTTTCGGTTCCGCCAGCGGCATCCAGGCATTGAGCAGAGCTGTGAAGGAAGGGGATGCCGAAGGAGCGGTTCGACTCCTGGAAGAGGGAAGTTTCGAGGACTTGATTTGGAAAGACACCTCAGGCTATTCGAACCTGCCGGCCGCCATTACACCGCTTGTCCTTGAAGGGTTCAAGGACTGCTTTACCAAACGAGATCCTGATGTGCTTTTCAATGCTTTCGAGAAATTCAGGATCCTGTGCGCCCTGAGGGAAGGTCCATTCGGTGTGAAAATGATCAACGCGGCCGTGGAGCGCACCCTTAAGAGGGCGGGTTTCATCCAGCAAGGCAGTAGTGAATGGTACCCCGGACGGCCGATTCTCGTTACACGAAACGATTACGCCCTGGGCCTTTATAACGGGGATACGGGTGTTGTGCTCCCCGACCCGGAAAAAGGCAATCGTTTAAGGGTCTTTTTCCAGGAATCAGGAGGACGATTACGAGCTATTCATCCCTCCAGATTGCCCCAGCATGAAACGGTTTACGCCATGACCGTCCACAAGAGCCAGGGATCCGAGTTTGATCATGTACTGTTCCTGCTTCCTAGCCATGACTCCCCGATCCTGACCAAGGAGTTGATCTACACCGCGATCACCAGGGCCAGAAAGAGAGTAGACGTTTGGGCCCCCAGAGAGATTTTCTCATCCGCCGTTTCAAGGCAGATCGCGAGGACTTCCGGCCTCCGGGACACCCTCTGGGGAGAGTGA
- a CDS encoding hemerythrin family protein, with protein sequence MWTEKNNLGVPIIDEQHRGIVSTINSFHCFIQEGHGEEALKPTLIILEQYTSIHFRTEEALMKEAGYPDLEDHILLHHGLMKRTKEIVRGAASYKEPEITLKFLKEWWLGHINMEDRKYAPYVKAISS encoded by the coding sequence GTGTGGACTGAGAAAAACAATTTAGGGGTCCCTATTATCGATGAACAACACAGGGGTATCGTTTCTACCATCAATTCGTTCCATTGCTTTATTCAAGAAGGTCACGGGGAAGAGGCACTGAAACCTACCTTGATTATTCTGGAACAATACACAAGCATTCATTTTAGAACTGAAGAAGCATTAATGAAAGAAGCGGGTTACCCGGACTTGGAAGACCACATCTTGTTGCATCACGGACTAATGAAAAGGACAAAAGAAATTGTACGGGGGGCAGCTTCTTACAAGGAACCGGAAATTACGTTGAAATTCTTGAAAGAATGGTGGCTGGGGCACATTAACATGGAAGACAGAAAATATGCTCCATATGTAAAGGCAATATCAAGTTGA
- the thiE gene encoding thiamine phosphate synthase, protein MGAIGKLHLLTDVVLQSRFSHEELARLGISGGADTIQFRQKTGSTREMIEVARRIKRICEEKTVSFIVNDRIDVAIASEADGVHLGREDFPIPLARKLLGPGKVIGGSASTLEEALACVSEGADYIGFGPVYDTTSKLDAGPAGGISLLQSVVKRVQVPVIAIGGISVENAREVMKAGAAGIAVISAICCQEDPLQATRALKKAMESG, encoded by the coding sequence ATGGGTGCCATTGGAAAATTGCACCTTTTGACGGATGTGGTTTTACAGTCCCGTTTCTCCCATGAGGAACTTGCCCGATTGGGAATCTCCGGGGGAGCGGACACCATTCAATTCAGGCAAAAAACCGGTTCCACGAGGGAAATGATCGAGGTGGCCCGTCGGATTAAGAGGATATGCGAGGAGAAGACGGTAAGTTTCATCGTCAATGACAGGATTGATGTAGCCATCGCCTCAGAGGCCGACGGGGTGCATCTGGGCAGGGAGGATTTTCCCATTCCCCTGGCCCGCAAGTTGCTCGGTCCCGGGAAGGTAATCGGAGGATCCGCATCCACCCTGGAAGAGGCCCTTGCCTGTGTCTCGGAGGGGGCTGATTATATCGGCTTCGGCCCGGTATATGATACGACCTCCAAGTTGGACGCAGGACCTGCAGGAGGAATCTCACTTCTCCAAAGTGTAGTGAAGAGAGTCCAGGTTCCGGTGATTGCCATTGGGGGTATTTCGGTCGAGAACGCCCGAGAAGTCATGAAGGCGGGGGCCGCAGGGATCGCAGTGATTTCAGCCATCTGTTGCCAGGAAGATCCGTTGCAGGCGACCCGGGCTCTAAAAAAGGCGATGGAATCAGGTTGA
- the thiL gene encoding thiamine-phosphate kinase, translated as MDKTLKDIGEFGLIDRIQTIIEGESPESADLRLGIGDDAASFRPKAGYEILVTCDSVVEGRHFLPEHISPLDLGRRAMSLNISDIGAMGGRPLYALISLGLRGDSKVSYIEELYRGFLRELTPMGGAIIGGNLTKVENEIFIDITLIGEVEEGRAVRRSGAREGDVILLTGYPGESAAGLHYLLSSRSPGELTSHPLVRRYNTPTHRAREGRVIALTGLATSMIDTSDGFLGDLGHICKESRLGALILEERLPVSEDLKNAARLFNIDPFEWVLGSSDDYELIITCPPEHLADIKAALRDVSDVPIHEVGRMLAVEEGIRLQAADGNFKSLSEGGWDHFIK; from the coding sequence GTGGACAAGACCCTTAAAGACATCGGTGAATTCGGCCTCATCGACCGGATTCAGACAATTATCGAGGGGGAATCTCCCGAATCGGCGGATCTTAGGCTCGGGATCGGAGACGACGCCGCCTCCTTCCGTCCAAAGGCGGGGTATGAAATCCTTGTGACCTGCGATTCCGTGGTGGAGGGTCGCCATTTTCTTCCCGAACACATCAGCCCCCTTGACCTGGGCCGACGCGCCATGTCCCTGAACATCAGCGATATCGGGGCCATGGGGGGGCGGCCCCTGTATGCGCTCATCTCCCTCGGGCTCCGGGGAGATTCAAAGGTTTCCTATATCGAGGAACTTTACCGCGGGTTTCTAAGGGAACTTACTCCTATGGGAGGTGCCATCATCGGGGGCAACCTCACCAAGGTCGAGAATGAGATATTCATTGATATCACCCTGATCGGGGAGGTGGAAGAGGGAAGGGCCGTACGAAGATCCGGGGCCCGGGAAGGCGATGTCATACTCCTTACCGGCTATCCCGGAGAATCGGCCGCAGGACTCCATTACCTGCTTTCATCCAGGTCTCCTGGGGAACTGACAAGTCACCCCCTGGTTCGGCGATACAACACACCCACCCATCGCGCCCGGGAGGGCCGTGTCATCGCCCTTACGGGTTTGGCAACGTCCATGATCGACACCAGTGACGGATTCCTGGGCGATCTCGGGCATATTTGCAAGGAAAGCCGGCTGGGGGCCTTGATCCTTGAAGAAAGGCTGCCTGTGAGCGAAGATCTGAAAAATGCCGCCCGCCTTTTCAACATAGATCCTTTTGAATGGGTGCTGGGAAGCAGTGACGACTACGAACTCATCATTACCTGTCCACCGGAGCACTTGGCCGACATCAAGGCGGCCTTGAGGGATGTGAGTGATGTTCCCATTCATGAGGTGGGAAGAATGCTGGCCGTGGAGGAAGGGATCAGGCTGCAGGCAGCGGACGGAAACTTCAAAAGCCTTTCGGAGGGTGGATGGGATCATTTTATTAAGTAG
- the thiM gene encoding hydroxyethylthiazole kinase has protein sequence MQDLGRKAADNLKRIREGRPLVHNITNFVVMNVTANALLSCGASPVMAHAPEEVEEMVSLAGALVLNIGTLTPYWIDSMIKAGKKANDLGVPVVLDPVGSGATSLRTRSAEKILKEVKIKVIRGNPSEILSLMGESSKTRGVDSIHGVEDVGKLAEELASGSDLTIAVTGAEDLVTNGNRTVRVSNGHQLMGRVTGTGCMASAIIGAFIAVDGDGLDAAAGGLAYFGLAGEWAAQRASAPGSFQVALMDALFEITEDELLTGAKIREA, from the coding sequence ATGCAGGATCTTGGCAGGAAAGCGGCGGATAACTTGAAACGTATCAGGGAAGGGAGACCCCTGGTTCACAATATCACCAATTTCGTTGTGATGAACGTCACGGCAAATGCCCTCCTCTCCTGCGGCGCTTCCCCGGTGATGGCCCATGCCCCCGAGGAAGTCGAGGAGATGGTTTCACTGGCCGGGGCATTGGTGCTCAACATAGGGACACTCACTCCTTACTGGATTGATTCCATGATCAAGGCCGGAAAAAAGGCCAATGATCTGGGAGTCCCCGTTGTGCTGGATCCTGTCGGCTCAGGGGCTACAAGCCTTCGCACCCGCTCGGCTGAAAAGATACTGAAGGAAGTAAAGATCAAAGTCATCCGGGGAAATCCTTCCGAAATCCTGTCACTGATGGGAGAAAGTTCCAAGACGAGGGGTGTTGATTCGATCCATGGCGTGGAAGACGTGGGAAAATTGGCGGAAGAGTTGGCGTCAGGATCGGATCTTACCATTGCCGTCACCGGGGCCGAGGATTTGGTGACCAATGGGAACCGCACCGTGAGGGTTTCAAACGGGCATCAACTCATGGGGCGCGTGACCGGCACGGGCTGCATGGCTTCGGCGATAATCGGAGCCTTTATAGCCGTCGATGGTGACGGCCTTGATGCTGCGGCCGGTGGATTGGCTTACTTTGGGCTTGCAGGAGAATGGGCGGCGCAAAGGGCCTCGGCTCCCGGAAGTTTCCAGGTGGCCCTTATGGACGCCCTTTTTGAAATCACTGAAGACGAATTATTGACGGGGGCAAAGATTCGGGAGGCCTAA
- the dctP gene encoding TRAP transporter substrate-binding protein DctP, which yields MRFSRDLMKRSFLCVVVLAFLAGGILGATPCVAKEIKWRMQCLFPGGDYSYEIQAKGLVKALNEGLKGKLKITLFQPGQIIPAEEMFNGLSMGVYDAAYTAPAWAAQTIPEAIVAFGLPMGWQNAEQDLEFFDKFGGLDYIRKAYAKHNIFFAYPMPTSLLPIMGNFPIHKMSDLKGKKVWSEGPTALYVKAAGGKPMAFPPEDLYMALKLGTVDGFIYSTAELKTAKYAEVVKYVNLPPVIFPLNTDFICNMDSWKKLPKDVQVKFMEIVRKAAPEIYAAYAKANQDGIDYAVSKGVKIVNLNKAEMPKMISVAKQVWDETAAQSPETAQYVEMLKNFLKAKGIEIPK from the coding sequence ATGAGATTTTCAAGGGATTTAATGAAACGGTCATTCCTTTGTGTCGTGGTTTTGGCCTTTCTGGCAGGAGGGATACTGGGGGCTACTCCGTGCGTTGCGAAAGAAATCAAGTGGCGCATGCAGTGCCTGTTTCCCGGAGGAGATTATTCCTATGAAATTCAAGCAAAAGGGCTTGTCAAGGCCCTCAACGAGGGGCTGAAAGGAAAGTTAAAGATCACCCTTTTTCAACCCGGCCAGATCATTCCGGCGGAAGAAATGTTCAACGGCCTTTCCATGGGTGTGTACGACGCTGCGTATACGGCTCCCGCCTGGGCGGCCCAGACCATCCCTGAGGCGATCGTGGCTTTTGGGCTTCCCATGGGCTGGCAGAACGCCGAGCAGGATCTGGAATTTTTCGACAAGTTCGGGGGGTTGGATTATATCCGAAAGGCTTACGCAAAGCATAACATTTTCTTTGCGTATCCTATGCCGACCTCCCTTTTGCCCATCATGGGAAATTTTCCCATCCACAAGATGTCCGACCTGAAAGGGAAAAAGGTTTGGTCTGAAGGCCCGACCGCTCTTTACGTGAAGGCAGCTGGAGGTAAACCCATGGCCTTTCCGCCGGAAGATCTTTATATGGCCCTCAAGCTCGGGACCGTGGATGGATTCATCTATTCCACAGCCGAATTGAAGACCGCGAAGTACGCTGAAGTCGTTAAATACGTAAATCTTCCTCCGGTGATCTTCCCCCTGAACACGGATTTTATTTGCAACATGGATTCCTGGAAAAAATTACCCAAGGACGTTCAAGTAAAATTCATGGAAATCGTGCGAAAGGCCGCTCCTGAAATCTATGCGGCATATGCCAAGGCAAATCAGGACGGGATCGATTACGCGGTATCGAAGGGTGTGAAGATCGTAAATCTTAATAAGGCGGAAATGCCCAAAATGATCTCCGTGGCCAAGCAGGTATGGGATGAGACTGCAGCCCAGTCTCCTGAAACGGCCCAGTATGTGGAGATGCTGAAGAATTTCCTGAAAGCCAAGGGCATAGAAATCCCGAAATAG
- a CDS encoding TRAP transporter small permease subunit, which produces MTLKQITSIIDRFNEGVGNVICWGIFIVMVFQVADVILRVVFNSPQIWVWDVNGQLMISFAILGGGYVYLHEGHVRMDLIYAKLTPKKRLMAELICFPVFLFLMVLIIWQGGRMAWHSWSILERGRNLIWKPPLYFVKSMLFLGGIFLLLQGISNFVKRVEEARESEDNGEDQPET; this is translated from the coding sequence ATGACCCTAAAACAGATCACCTCGATTATTGACCGCTTTAATGAGGGGGTTGGGAACGTCATCTGCTGGGGTATCTTTATCGTCATGGTATTCCAGGTGGCGGACGTTATTCTCAGGGTTGTTTTCAACAGCCCCCAAATATGGGTCTGGGATGTGAACGGCCAGTTGATGATTTCCTTTGCCATTCTGGGTGGAGGTTATGTCTATCTTCATGAGGGCCATGTCAGGATGGATTTGATTTACGCCAAACTGACACCCAAAAAACGACTCATGGCTGAACTCATCTGCTTCCCGGTATTTCTGTTTCTCATGGTCCTCATAATCTGGCAGGGCGGGAGAATGGCCTGGCATTCCTGGAGCATTCTGGAGCGGGGGAGGAACCTGATCTGGAAGCCGCCCCTTTACTTTGTCAAGAGTATGCTTTTTCTCGGCGGGATCTTTCTTCTGCTCCAGGGAATATCCAATTTTGTGAAGCGGGTGGAAGAGGCCCGAGAAAGCGAGGATAACGGGGAAGACCAGCCGGAGACATGA